tttaaaatcttaacGATCTATCAGATTgtacttttgataaaatgaagtcaagaCTTTTCTTCTTTTATATCACACTATGGTGTTTCAATTGGGCAGCAGAAGTAGAATCAATGAACCATAAAGGTAAGAAAAGATACACCAagacatgaaaaataaatattcataatCAAAGAATTCTAAATTCGACATACTCAATACTCATCTCTGAATTATCGTACAATCGTACATCAATCATATCTAACTATTTTACagctttaattttcaatcaagaaGATAAACAGCTCATGGAACTGAGAGATGATGATGAATCTTCAAAATGTACCCATTGCATCACCGCCTGCCCTCTTTCTTCACAAATCATAAAGAGAGCTTCAATAAGTGGGTATGGATTACTTTTACAAGAAGTCTACAAAAATGCAGAAATCCCGAAGAAAATCAAAACCGATATCTGTGAAAACCCAATAACACCGTCGATAATTTGGGATCCGATATCTGAAGTATTTCAGATAGGTTACGAGGTTAGTAATGGTCACCAACTtatgaaaatacataaaacttgcacaattttcaaaaaatttcaattcacattttttttttttttgaacagttgtTTTACAAAGAAGGTGATGTTGATCTAATAGACCCGGATTATGACGATTTGAATAGTGTAAAATCCTATAAATCTGATATCTACTAACCTCAGCATTAATTCCCAAATTTTATAATGATGCAATCTTTCGCGTAACTTACCTAGGTTATAAATGGCGAACCAAATCCACATACGAGAGAACTTATCAATGATGAATTTATCACAACATATTACGAAGActgttattcaaaatttgacattacAGAAGACCCAGACTCCACAGTAACAATGGTAATTCAAGTCGATTAAAAGTCtacaaaatattcgaaaaataatttttctacgaaattgactgaaaatattttctcatattGCAGATATTTTATTGGATATCTGTGCTGAAGATTGAAATCTTCCCTTCTGGAAACCGAAGACATGTTACATTGTCAAAGGACGTTATTAATGATTACTTCCATAAAGAGCGAGTAATATTCCACtgcgaaaattattatttaagcGTTGGCACCGAGATAGTGCCATTAGAACGCGAACAGGTCGAGCTCGAACATTCAGCAGATGGTAATCGTttagaaaaaactcaaattatGCCAATGCACATGCTCCATACGTTATCAGGAAGACTGGCTAGTTGCATGTACGCCAACATAGCATTTATTTGGGATAACGTTGCGAATGGTCAATTGCAAGAAGTTGATTTACTCCTCTATGCCTTGTACAAAGTAAGAAACTATCGCATTAAAGATCTGACAATGaatgtaaaatatttcacatagaatatttttccattttcagaaattccctTCCCACATAAATATAGATTTTGGAGTAAAAGGCGATCAAACAGATGTCAGTCCAGAGTTAACAGCTTCAGAACATAAGCTTTTTCGCAAGTACCCGATTCCCGAAATTATGTATCGAATTGTCACGTGGACTGACGGAGTACACGTTCTGAAGGTCGTTGTTGTAATTCATAATGATTCAAAACCTGTACTAGAAGAGGATCGAGTTTGTTTAGATAAAGATCAACTAAGAGGTTGGGAAGATATACAGAGCCCTGATACCGATACCACGAAGGGAACAAGTTACGTGTGTCCTATGTCAGAGAGATCAATACAGAAATTAGTACTTATCCGAGATCTTACTAAGGAATCTTTCAGCTTGACTAGTTTTCCTAAAAATGACGATTTCGATTGGCATGTAATTTTCACTGATGCGAGTAAGGATATTCGAGCTGAATTTAATCGGCTTAAACATTTAAAAACGTAGATAGAGAGGGAGGGAGAATGGTGGTAGCAGTTGCAGGAACCTCTACCTCTCCAGCAGAATAGAAAAATGTgggttgaaatttaaattttaaattaaaatataatgaatttATGATCATGTTTCTCTTTGttttatcattcaaaaaataaaatattattgattGTTCAATACTCTAATATTATTTTCTCACATTAATGTCCAAATATTGTTATTTCTCGAATGTATTTTACTCCAATGGATATTACTATCATTAGATCACGCCTCCTGATTGAACAGATCAAATCACACCTGATCGATCAGATCAAATCACACCTACCTAATTGATCAGATCAAACCACATCTGATTGATCAAATCAAACCACATCtgattgatcagatcaaatcacaTCTGATTGATCAGATTAAATCACATCTGATTGATTAGATAAAATCACATctgattgatcagatcagatcacagttgattgatcagatcacacttgattgatcagatcagatcagatcacactagattgatcagatcagatcagatcagatcacacatgattgatcagatcagatcacacTTGATTGataagatcagatcagatcacacttgattgatcagatcagatcagatcagatcagatcagatcagatcaccCTTGATTGATCAGGTCAGATCACATCACACTTGATTGATCAGATCACATCACACttgattgatcagatcagatcacacTAGATTGATCAGGTCAGATCATATCACACttgattgatcagatcagatttgattgatcagatcagatcacacTTGATTGATTATATCAGATCACGCTTTATTGATTATATCTGATCACGCTTtattgatctgatcaaatcacaACTGATTAATCAGATCAGACTACACAtaattgatcagatcagattacaCCCGATTGATAAGTTAGATAAGTTAGATCACACCGAATTGATCAGATAAGATAAGataagatcagatcagatcacacCAAATTCATGAGATCAAAGCACGTCTAACTGATCAGGTTAGATCTGATTACTGCATCACAACTGATTGATTTTGATCATATCCGATCGCACCTGATTATTTAGGTTAGATCACATTTCAtaattgatcagatcagattagatcacTCCCTATTGATCAGATAACATCTGATTATTAGATCAAATATTTCAGACCTGATCACACTGGATTcagacacaaattttaaaaaagtacttgATCAATTGGGTCTGTTCAAACCGGATCAAATTTAATAAGGGAGATTTGATCAGTACTGATCATTTCTCAGATGCAGATAAGATTTTACTATTTTCCCTGGGTAAAGAACGGATTAAACATTTCCTAGATCTGATTGCATGTGACTAGATACAGTCAGATCAAAAGTTTTTGTTCACATTAGATCATTTTAGAACCAGTAGGGTCGACCTGAACTGATGTGATCAGATTTGGACCTTCCTAAGATCCAATTTGATTTCACCAGAAATACATAAGTAATcagattaaaaattcaagttcattaGATTTATATCCACTGTTTAGACCTGATCAAATCCAATAATAATTATcaaatctgattagatctgtACATTTCTCAGATACGATTTAATTTAGTCAAGTGTAagatttgatcaaataaaaTATAGATCCAATTTTctgggaaaattcaaaaaaaaaataaaaaggcaaaaaaGTTACAAGGACAGCTAGAGTTCatactaccaaaaaaaaaaaaaatcaaaaatctccaaatgttcctttgaacaatttttaactCTGAAAATCGTGACCATATTTCACCTTCATCCAGTTTTGAGGGCTTATTTCCAACAtaataatgaggaaaaaaacatttttggtccaaaattttcaaaaaaatgtcctaaTAACATGAAATTTCTAATTAACTGGAAGACTACAATTCTGGAAAACCTCCATTCAAGTCATATTAGATACAGCTTCTCTCGCTTTTCAGGAATCTCTTTCCGTACAAgtgcaaaaaattgtattttttgtgccccagtttctcaaaaaagttccaaaatctCAAGTTGCGTGATTGTGATGAGAAATCCCAAACTGTGAAATCTTTCAATGTGCAATAATCTAACGTAACTTTTGCCAGTAAGAAAAATGTTCTGCGTTGACATGGTCTTCGATCtcgaattttttgtatttattgaaTTATTCATCTTCACAAACCTTGAAACATTCGATCACTTCATCGCCTTCGTTCTTCAGATACGATCACAAAGCCAGGAATTTATTACATTTACACAactgattttttccccatctgcatgaacgaatcgttttatcaattttctgacTCACATAGACAGCTgcaaagtgatgaaaaatctgTTACTAACAATCCGAATCCTACAATCGAAGCGTCAATTTCAAACTACTACATCCTTCTGCTCGCAGTTTTCAATCACTCCACGACCAGAGAACTACCTTCCACTTCTAGTAAAATGAATTTGTCGCAGTTCATCTCCTTCTGTATCGTGCTATGGTATTGCAATTACACAGTAGAAGTTCAATCAGAGAAGCAAAAAGGTAATCAATGAAATAATTCATATCTGAACTCATTGTTCTGTTCTCTGAATTATCCAGTTATGCAGTAAataatacatacgtatttttacagctttaattttcaatcaaaacacTGAACAGCTCATGGAACTACAAGATGATGATGATTCCGCAAAATGTACCCATTGCATAACCGCCTGCCCACTTTCTACAGAAATCATAAAGAGAGCTACCGTAAGTGGATATGGATTACTGGTACAAAAAGTCTACGATGATGCAGAAAAcccaatcaaaatcaaaacagatATCTGCGACAAGCCAATGACACCGTCGATAGTCTACAACCTGAAGTCTGGAGATTTTGAAATAGGATACGAGGTTAGTAATAATTACATACATAATATCTTGTCCAAattacttgaataaaatttacgttaatttgagtattttccgtttttttttacagatgttttatggaaaaaatcaattgattaATTTGAGCTGCTTCTAttactacgagtatttattaaatgtaaaaaaaaaattaccctagACCAAGTGCAGAAACTATCTATTCACGATATTAATACTAGTACAATGCGATAATTTTACAAACATAGGTTATAGATGGTGAGCAAAACCAAGACGATAGTCAACTTATTAATGACGAATCCATAACCACAACAAGCGATGAAGATTCTAATATAATATTTCAGATTAATGGTAACCCAGATGAGACAATGGTACATAATTCTAATTCAAGTCCATTAATATTGTGAAactattcaaaaatgttctcaaaaaatattccattgatgaaatattttcacacCGCAGGTTTTCTACTGGATATCAGTGCTCA
This region of Planococcus citri chromosome 5, ihPlaCitr1.1, whole genome shotgun sequence genomic DNA includes:
- the LOC135847833 gene encoding uncharacterized protein LOC135847833, whose product is MKSRLFFFYITLWCFNWAAEVESMNHKALIFNQEDKQLMELRDDDESSKCTHCITACPLSSQIIKRASISGYGLLLQEVYKNAEIPKKIKTDICENPITPSIIWDPISEVFQIGYELFYKEGDVDLIDPDYDDLNSVINGEPNPHTRELINDEFITTYYEDCYSKFDITEDPDSTVTMIFYWISVLKIEIFPSGNRRHVTLSKDVINDYFHKERVIFHCENYYLSVGTEIVPLEREQVELEHSADGNRLEKTQIMPMHMLHTLSGRLASCMYANIAFIWDNVANGQLQEVDLLLYALYKKFPSHINIDFGVKGDQTDVSPELTASEHKLFRKYPIPEIMYRIVTWTDGVHVLKVVVVIHNDSKPVLEEDRVCLDKDQLRGWEDIQSPDTDTTKGTSYVCPMSERSIQKLVLIRDLTKESFSLTSFPKNDDFDWHVIFTDASKDIRAEFNRLKHLKT